A window of Maioricimonas rarisocia genomic DNA:
CAGAATGCGCGGGTGACCGGGCCGCTGAGGCGACGTGATCGGCAATCGGTCGGCTGGAAGCTTCATGATGTGATCCTGCTGGCGAAACGGTCCTCGTGCCTTTCGCGGTTCGATCATAACCGGCGGCAATCAGTGGTCGACAGTGAGCCGGTGTCGCCCTCGCAGCGCATGGATTTCGCCGGACCGTTCCGATAGTCTGCGAGAACGCTCCGGACCGGAGGCCAACACGCTCGAATGCCCCGGCAACCGGAAGTCATCGTCCGACCACTGCAGCATCTGACAGGAGAGATTCCGTGAGAACGCAACACTGTCTCTACGCATTACTGTCGCTGATGCTCGGTGTCGGCAATCTCCCTGCGGAGATGCCCCGGTTCGAGGCGGTGACCATCGATCCTGCGGCGGCCAGCAAAGCCTGCTACGCGGTCACGGTTGCCGACGTCGACGGGGACCGCCGCGACGACATTGTCGTGGTCACTGAGGATCAGGTGCTCTGGTACCGCAATCCCGAATGGGACAAGCACGTCATCCTCGACAACCAGACGGAGCTCGACAACGTCTGCATCGCGCCGCTCGACATCGATGGCGACGGCTGGGTCGACTTCGCTCTGGGGGCCGGATGGACCCGTGTGGGTACGGTCCAGTGGATCTCACGCGGCAAGGAGAAACAGTCAGACCAGCTCTGGAACGTCTACCCGATTGGTCGTGAGCCCTGGCTGCACCGGATGCGGTTCGCCAACGTACTCGATAAGGATCGGCCACAACTGGTGATCTCACCGCTCAATGCTGTCAACGCGCCGGGCGTGAAGCTGACCGCTTTCGAGATTCCCGAAGACCCGCGCGAGCAGCGGTGGCCTGCGACTGTCCTCGATGCAACGCTGAACCGCATGCACAATCACTGGCATCTCGACCGAAACGACGACGATGTCGCCGAGACGCTCACAGCCAGTCAGGAAGGCATCCATCTGGTCCGTCGAAAGGACGATGGCGAGTTCACTAAGACGAAACTGTCTGGTGCAACCGAAGGGGACTCACCCCAGCAAAGTGGTGCGGGCGAAATCAAGACCGGTTACCTCAAGGGGGGAAGGTCTTTCATCGCGACGATCGAGCCGATGCACGGAACGAGTGTCGTCGTGTATACCGATCCGTTCGGCGACGGCGGACCATCGGGACGTCATGTGCTCGACAACACCCTGGCGCAGGGGCACGCCATCTGGCCGGCCGACCTGGACGACGACGGAACCGACGAGCTGGTGGTAGGCCATCGCGAGGCGGGCAACGGTCCGGTGCGCGGGCCGGGCGTCTACATCTACGACTGTACGGACGAAGCCGGAACCACCTGGAAGAAGCACGTGCTCGACGACGGCGGAGTGGCGGTCGAAGACCTGCTCTGTCATGACTTCAATGACGACGGTCTGCTCGACATCGTTGCCGTCGGCCGGGCCACGCTGAACGTGAAACTGTATCTCAATCAAGGCGAGCCGTCGGCGAACTGATTCGCCCGTCGCTCACTCGAGGTAGGACGTAATGGATTTTCTGCAACTGGCCGGGAAGCCGGTTCTTGTTTTCGGCGTCGCCAACCGTAAGAGCGTCGCCTTTCACACCGGCCGGGTTCTGCAGGAAGCGGGAGCCGACGTGCTCTACGCGGTCCGCAGCGAGAAACGCCGCGAGTCGGTGCAGAAGCTCGTGGGTGATGCGCCGGTGTACGTCTGCGACGTCGAGCATCAGGACCAGATCGACCGGCTGGGGGATGAAGTCGCCCGCGATCGGGATCGTCTGGCCGGCATCGTCCACTCGATTGCGTTTGCCGACTACTCGGCCGGCTGGCTGCCGTTTCACGAAACGCCCCGCAAGGCATTTCTGCAGGCGGTCGACATCTCCTGCTTTTCGCTCACGGCAATCGCCAACCGGTTTCGTGAGCAGCTCGATCCCGAGCAGGGGAGCGTCGTGACAATTTCGATCTCGACGACACGCATGGCGGCGGAGAACTACGGTTACATGGCTCCGGTAAAGGCGGCGCTGGACTCTTCGATCTGCTTCCTCGCGAAGTCGTTCTCGGAGTTCTCGCGGGTCCGCTTCAACGCCGTCTGCCCGGGACTGCTGAAGACGTCGGCATCCGCGGGAATCCCCGGCTACGTCGACTGCTACCTCTTCGCCGAGCAGGCCACCCTGCGCAAGCAGGCGGTCCAGACCGAAGAAGTCGCGAATGCCGCGGCGTTCCTGATCAGTCCCCGCTCGTCCGGAATGAACGCGCAGCGTCTGGTGATCGATGCCGGCATGGAGGTGAATTACTTCGACCGGCAGCTCACGACGGCCCTGGCCGAGCACGGGACGCGGTAGCGGGCAGCCCGTGGGCAAATCAGAGGCGTCCGTCTGCCAGGGACTGCCTCCGTGCTGTACAGAGTGTGCCACGGGCTCTGCCCGTGCGGTTCGCCGAAGCATTCACTCGCTGGCGCTTCGTGCTGGTATCGGCTCAGGCGGCCAGCCGACCCCTCGATGGGGGCATGGGGCTCCCTCACCCCTCCCCAATGCTCCACCTCAGATGGAGCAGTTTCTCTGGTTTGCCTGTCTTTCCTGCGGTGTCCCGTAGCCGGCCGGTTCGTGTCGATTTGTCCGATTCGGGAGGATTTTCCTGCGGTGGCGGCTGTGCAGGTCCGATAAATCGGGTGTGCATCTTTGACGAGCAGGCGGAACACGCTGGATGGCCGTTCCGTCACCGACAGAGGCCCATCCGACAGGTGAGTGTTGGTATGAAACTGACAAAGCTCTTTACCAAGCCTGAGATTGCCTTGCTGGGCTGTCTGTTGGCCGCCGCCGGGTTGTCTGGTTGTCAGACAACCATTGGTGGGCAGACGTTGCCGTCTGCCTGGTTTCTCCGGGACGACGTGCAGTACTTCCCTGCCGGGCCCGAATTCCAGTTGTCCAACCAGGTGCAGGCGATTGAAGAATACAAGGCCGCTCAGGAAGGCCTTGCAGAGGAACTGGGCGAAGAACCGCCCGGGCCGTTCGCTCCCGGGCCGTAGTCCGCACGGAATCTGCGGGTCTTCGCGGAAGCCGTTCTGCTGAGAAGAGCGGCTCCGGGCCAGTTGCCACCGTTCGTTGTTCCCCGCCGGGTTGCGGTGGGGAGGACTGACGTGGTGGCACTGAATGAATGCCGCGCGGTCCTCTGCGGTGGCCGCGCGAGGCGATGCTTCCGGGATCCCGTGTCCGAATCCGCCCCTCGTCGGCGCACAGGCTGATCCCGTGCCGTCCCTTCGGGCGAGATATCCGGCGGTCATGTCCCACTGGGCAGGCCGGAATCGGGACCGTCAGCTTCCGTTACCGGACGCCGATGCGCTGCCACCTTTGCTGGCGGCATTGATCGCTCCCCGGACCAGATTGCCCATCTTCGGGTGCTCCGGCTCGAAGTCGGGAGGCAGTCCCTCCTCGCGCAATGCTTCCGTCGCTGTCGGGCCGATGCTCGCGACGAATGTCCTGCCGGCCGCGGCGAGCCACTCGTCACGAAGATTGAGTTGCTGTGCGATGGCGAGGACGTTGGTGATCTGGTTCGCGCTGGTGAACATCAGCACGTCAAACTCGCCCGCGACCGTCTTGCGAATTGCCTCCTCGAGCGGACCGGTTTCTTCCGGCAGCGCCCAGCGGTAGACCGGGACGGCCGCGACCTTGCCGCCGCGTCCCGCAATCTCTTCGTAGAGCTGCTCGTTCGGGCGACCGTACTCCTGGACAGCAACGGTGCGTCCGTCGAACGCATGCTCTGCAGCGTCGATGGCCTCAATCAGCTCCCGCCAGGTGTTCGGCTCGGGAGCCCGGACATCAACGTGCGTCCCCCACTCGCGAAGGACCGCGAACGGCTTCGGACCGCGAACGGCAACGAAGCAGCGATCCAGTGCCGCCAGCAGTTCCTCGCGCGAGTAACGCGTCGTCGCCGCGTCGAGCAGGGCCCGGGCACCAACGCCCGTCAGGAAGATCACGTCGTCGATGTGGCCTTCGAGCAGGTCGGCGGCGAACTGCAGCGCGACGGGGTTCTCCTCGATCGGAATCTCCCGCATCGAGGGGGCGACTGTCGGGAGACCACCGTGGCGTTCGATGAGGGCCGCCATCTCACGTTCGCGGCGGCTCTCGAAACTGCATACACGTATCGAATCGGTCATGCTGATCTGCATCCGCATGGCTTGGGGGAGTTGCCCGAAGAGGCCGGCACGCGGGCGTTGCGGTCAGCCGGGCGAAGCCGGCGACAGCACACCGGCTTCCAGCGGGAAAGTGTGGCATCCCACCGCGAAGAAAGAAAGCAGCGCACAAAGAAAGCGAGTGAAAATGACT
This region includes:
- a CDS encoding FG-GAP repeat domain-containing protein — protein: MRTQHCLYALLSLMLGVGNLPAEMPRFEAVTIDPAAASKACYAVTVADVDGDRRDDIVVVTEDQVLWYRNPEWDKHVILDNQTELDNVCIAPLDIDGDGWVDFALGAGWTRVGTVQWISRGKEKQSDQLWNVYPIGREPWLHRMRFANVLDKDRPQLVISPLNAVNAPGVKLTAFEIPEDPREQRWPATVLDATLNRMHNHWHLDRNDDDVAETLTASQEGIHLVRRKDDGEFTKTKLSGATEGDSPQQSGAGEIKTGYLKGGRSFIATIEPMHGTSVVVYTDPFGDGGPSGRHVLDNTLAQGHAIWPADLDDDGTDELVVGHREAGNGPVRGPGVYIYDCTDEAGTTWKKHVLDDGGVAVEDLLCHDFNDDGLLDIVAVGRATLNVKLYLNQGEPSAN
- a CDS encoding enoyl-ACP reductase FabI, whose protein sequence is MDFLQLAGKPVLVFGVANRKSVAFHTGRVLQEAGADVLYAVRSEKRRESVQKLVGDAPVYVCDVEHQDQIDRLGDEVARDRDRLAGIVHSIAFADYSAGWLPFHETPRKAFLQAVDISCFSLTAIANRFREQLDPEQGSVVTISISTTRMAAENYGYMAPVKAALDSSICFLAKSFSEFSRVRFNAVCPGLLKTSASAGIPGYVDCYLFAEQATLRKQAVQTEEVANAAAFLISPRSSGMNAQRLVIDAGMEVNYFDRQLTTALAEHGTR
- a CDS encoding uroporphyrinogen-III synthase yields the protein MTDSIRVCSFESRREREMAALIERHGGLPTVAPSMREIPIEENPVALQFAADLLEGHIDDVIFLTGVGARALLDAATTRYSREELLAALDRCFVAVRGPKPFAVLREWGTHVDVRAPEPNTWRELIEAIDAAEHAFDGRTVAVQEYGRPNEQLYEEIAGRGGKVAAVPVYRWALPEETGPLEEAIRKTVAGEFDVLMFTSANQITNVLAIAQQLNLRDEWLAAAGRTFVASIGPTATEALREEGLPPDFEPEHPKMGNLVRGAINAASKGGSASASGNGS